Part of the Myxococcus fulvus genome, CGCCCGTGCTGTCCTTCATGGCGAAGTCGCGCGTCGGCGCGAACGGCACCGTCACGCTGGGACACCCGCGGGTGTCCTCCCCCTGGTAGCACGTGTCCGCGAGGACCTCCGTCCTCAGCGCCTCCAATCGCGCGGCGCGCTCGGGGGACAGCTGGTACCCGGGAACAGGGGCGGGAGGCTCCGCGTCGCCATCGGAGCACGCCACACCGAGACACAGCAGCAGCCACCCACTCGACCGACACAGACCGCGCGACAAGGACATGACGACACTCGCTTCCAGGAGACCCGGGCCCGCTCGGCCCGGGCCCCGGAGCGAGCCTACTTCGCCGCGCCCACCGTGATCACCGCTCCCGACGAGTACGCGGTGAACTCCGGCGCGTACATGGACTGCACGGTGGCGGGCCCCACGCGGAACGTCCCCGCCATGTTGGCGCGCAGCCGGTACTTGAAGGTGTATTCACCCGCAGGCAGCCACTCGAAGAAGAAGTTCGAGCCCGAGTCCCGCGTCTCCTCGTACCAGACGATGCCCAGGTCCCACTGGTGCCGGGACTGCACGTTCTCCGGCTCCAGGCCCGCCGCGCGCGGATCTCGCAGGTGGACGTACTCCGCCGCGTGCTTGGTGCGCAGCGACAGCTGCACCTCCACCTCGTCACCCGGGGCAATCATCGCGCCCTCCTTCAGCGGCTGGAGCACCACCTGCTTGCCCTCGCGCTCGCGACGGAAGTAGCGCCGCGACACCTGGAAGAAGTCCCCCCGGTCCTCCTCGGGCAGCATCTCCGTGGAGAAGTGCCACGTGGCAGACGCGAAGGCGAAGCCCTTGGTCGTCTTCTCCACCACCACGCTGCTCATGGTCTCCGGCTGGAGCTCCGGCCCGGGCACCACGACCTGGTTCTTCTTCCCCGTGTACGCGTCCGGGGCGAACTCCATCCGCACCACGCGCGGGCCCACCGTCACCTTCGCGTCCTCGCGGATGCCCAGCGCGCCCTCGGCCTCCAGGTACTTCACCAGCGCGTAGAGCGCCTCGGCCGTGGCCCGCGTGGACTTCCAGTGGTTGAGCTTCTTGTCGAGCAAGAGCCACTGCACCAGTCCCTCGCGACGGGTGTCCTTCGGCCGGAGCTCCGTCAGCGTGCGCAGCGCGAAGGCGTGCGTCTCCGTGGTGTCGTTGTACCAGAGCCAGCTTCGGTCCTCGGGCGCCCAGTACGTACCGAGCTCCTCGCTCGTCTTCGCCGAGTCCATCACGCTGTCCCAGACCTTCAGCGCGTCCGTGTTGCGCCCCGCGCGCTTGAGCGTCAGGGACAGGTAGCCCTTCAGGTACGGCGAGTGCTTCTTCCAGTGCGTGAAGCTGAAGGCGAGCATCGCCTTGCGCTCGTCCTCGGTCAGCGCGTCGCCCGTGTAGCTCGCGTTCGGATAGTTGGACGCCACGTAGTTGAGGAAGGTGAGGAACTCCCAGCCCACCCCCTTCTTCATCAGCTTCTCGGAGTACTCCTCACGGTAGTGCCGGGCCACGTACTCCCACGCACGGCTCGTCATGTCCGCCGGGACCTCCACGCCGTACTCCATGGCGCGCGACAGGCCGTGCAGGATGTAGAGCGTCATGTACGGCGACGGCGGGCCACCGGGCCACCAGGGGAAGCCGCCGCTGGACGTCTGCGCCTTGCGCAGCTTCGCCATCGCCGAGTCCCGCTCCGCGCGCGCCACCTTCGGGTCCAACACCTTCACCAGGCCCGCGTTGCCCTCGCGGCCGCCCTTGGCCATCTCCAGCCAGGGCGTCTCCTCCAGGGCCATCTTCCGGTTCGGGTCCACCGCGTCCCAGGTCTCGAACTGGCTCTCGCGCTGGCTCATCTCCTTCGCCATCTTCGCGACGGCCGGGTACTTGTCGTAGAGGCTGCCCAGGATGCCGGAGGACACGAAGCGGTTGAGCGTCTGCTCCGAGCACTCGTAGGGGTAGTCCACCAGGTACGGCAGCGCCTGGAGCGCGGAGTAGAAGAGCTGCGTGTCCACCGTGACGACGAGCTGCTCGTTCACCCGCGTGGAATCTCCGCCGTTCTTCAAGTCGTCGAAGCGCATCGTCTTCGAGCCCGGGCCCTTGAGCGTCACGAAGCGCGACTGCGCCAGGTGCACGCGGCCGGGAAGCACGGGCAAGGGCCGCAGCTCTCCGTCGCTCAAGTCACCCGAGCGGGCCTCCACGCGGAAGGCCACCTGCCCCACGCGCGTCGGCGTGGTGAGCGGGAAGCGCAGGCTGGTCCCCCGCCCCGCCGCCACCGTGAAGGCCTGCGACGCGTTCTTCACGCCGAACTCCGACAGCAGGCTCTTGCGCGTGTCCGGGTCGATGATGTCCAGCGTGAGCGTGCCCTGCTTCTGCTGCTCGGAGGCGTTGTTCACCACCACCTCCAGCACCGCGCGGTCTCCCTCGCGCAGGAAGCGCGGCACGTACGGCCGCACCATCAGCTCCTTGATGCTGCGCGTGGTGCGCTGCGCCGAGCCACCCTTCAAGTCCCGCGTGAGGCCGTGGACCCAGACGTTCCAGGCCGTCACCGAGTCGGGCACCGTGAACTCCAACGACGCGGACCCGTCGTTGCCCGTGATGAGGTGCGGCACCCAGAACGCCGTCTCCGCGAAGTTGGAGCGCAGCCCGCTGGACGGCGCCTCGGCCTGGCCACCCGGGTTGGGCTTCTCCGCCTTCGCCTTCTGCTCCATGGGCGGCGTCGGAGGAGGAGGCGGCGGAGCCCCCTCGGAGGCATCCTGCTCGCGCATCACCCTCGACTCGTTCCGGGCCATCTCCGGAGCCGCCGCGGACGGACTGGCGACGCCACCGACGCTCATGCGCGCGGACCGGTGCCGACGCCCGGGTCCTCCCACGCCATAGCCATCATCGAACCGCAGCCGGTCCGACGATGGCGGCGTCCACGAGGAGAACTCTCCGTAGCCCTGTGACACCAGCCACTGGGCATGCGACATGGTCAGCGAGGTCCCCAGGTCCACCGACTCCGCGCGATTGGGGTAGAGGCTGGCGACGCTCGGCGGCGTGTGCGGCGCGAACAGGTCCAGGGACTGGTCGTACATATACGCGAGCAGCTCCGCGGCGCCCGCCTCCACCTTCGCGCCCTGGGGCCCCTTCACCGTCACGCGCCAGGTCTCCTTGGCGCCGGGGCGGATCTTGTCGCGGAACGTGGAGAACTCCAGCTGCAGCTCCTTGTTGTCCCACGGCACGAACACGTGCTCGGTGAAGCGCACGAACTGCCAGTCGCGCACGGCCACGAGCACCGCCGTGAAGCCGCCGCGCATCGCCTCCGTCACCGGAATCTCCACCACCGACGCGGCCTCGCCCGCCACCAGCGCCTTGCGCAGGATGCGCTTGTCGCCCTGGTACAGGTCCAGCACCAGCGGCTGTCCCTCGAAGCCGGACGTGGCCAGCAGGCGCGCCTTCTCGCCCACGCGCACCGAGGACTTCTCCACCACCAGCGCCGCGGCGAGCTCGGCCGGCGACTTCGTTCCGGCCACCAGCAGCTCGCGTGCCACGGTGAAGGTCTGCCCGAAGGCGTCCTTCGTCTCGTAGTGCAGCCGATAGGCACCGGCCTCGAGCGCGGGCAGCGTCACCTTGGCCACGCCGTCCTGGCCGTGCTGGACATTGCCCTTGGCGCGCTCGGCGCCATCCGCCCACCGTGCCAGCACCGACTCGGGCTTGTACGTCTGCGTCCAGCGCGGCTGGAGCGCGTCCCCCGGCGTGGGCGAAGGCGCGGCGGCGGGGTCCTGCTTCAGGTTCGGCGGCGTGGGAATCGGCTCATCCGCCGGCAGCAGCGGCTGCGCGGGCTGCTTGAGCGACACCAGGCGCCAGCGGCCCTCACCGGGCTGCGGCGCGCCGTCCAGCGTGGAGCGGACGAGCCGCACCTCGGACTTCGCGCCCTGGGACAGGAAGCCCGTGTCCGTCTCCACTCGGCCCTCCACCGCGACGAAGCCCAGGCGGAACGCCCGCTCCGCCGAGCGCGTCTCGCCGCCCTCGTCGGTGGCGTCCGCCTCCACGCGGTAGCGCCACGTCAGCCCGGGCGTGCTCGCGGAGCGCTCGTCCGCCTCCGGCGTGAAGGTGATGTCGAAGCCGCCGTCCTCCTTCACCGACGACGAGCCCGCGGCGACCAGCTGCCGCTGCTGCGAGATGAAGCGCGTGTCGTACCACCACCACCAGGGCAGCACCGGCTCGCGGTACGCGCGCCAGCGCACCGTGCCGGACGCCACAGGCAGCCCGAAGTAGTAGCGCGCCTCGCCCTTGAAGGTCGCCGGCCGGTTGAGCCGCATGGGCGAGTCCGGGTCCTTCAGCGTCACCTCGAAGGTGGGCCGCTTGTACTCCTCCACGCGCACCAACGTGCTGCCGCCCGAATCGACCTGGACCTGCCACGCGCCCAGCAGTCGCCCCGTGGGAATCGTGAACTCACCCGCGGCGGAGCCGAAGTCATTCGTGCGGACCTCCTTCGACGCCACCTCCTGGTAGTTCGGGTCGATCAGCCGCACCTTCACCGAGGTGTGCGGCATCGTCTCGTAGCGCGACTGGCTCGTCTGGCCGGTGTACGCCACCACCTTCCACTGCAGCTTCTGCAGCGGCCGGTAGACGCTGCGGTCCGTGAAGACGAGCGACGACACGACCTCCCGCGGCTCCGAGAAGGGATAGAAGTTCACCCCGTTGAGCAGCATCAGCGCGGACTTCCCCTCGCCCACCACCACGATGAACGTCTGGTAGCTCGGGCCCTTCGGCGCGTCGAACGACACCTCGCCCTGGGCATTGCTCTTCGCCCGAGCCACGGTGCGCAAGCCCTGGCGGTAGTCCATCTGGACCAGGCGCACGGATACGTCGGGCGCGGCGACGCCCGTGTCGCCCTTCACGATGCGCGCGTCCACGCCCTGGCCCCGGATGTTGCGGGTGATGGCCACCCACGGCGTCACCGAGAGGAACGAGGCCTCGATGCGGTTGCCCTTCTCACGGAAGTCCTCCCGCGCGGACGCGACGATGACGTACGTGCCCACGTCCTTCAGCGGCGGCGTGACGAAGGTGCGGTGCTGCTGGAAGTCGGGCGTGGCGGGCAGCTGCGTGGTCCACGAGGCCAGGGGCTTCGCGCTCCGGATGATGCGCAGGAGCGCGTCGCCGTACGGCAGCAGGTTGTAGTCGTCGATCTTCTTCAGCCGCGCCTCGACATCCAGCGGGTACGCCCGGAAGTAGAGCGCCGGCACGTTGCGGTGGGTGACCTCCACCGAGCGACGATTCGCCCCGTCCGACTGCATGGAGACGACGCGGAAGTCCGGCGCCTCCAGCGACTCCACCAGCGTCCGGCACCGCGAGGCCCCCAGGGACTTGGGGAACGCCGCCATGCCCGCCTTGCCGAGCGCGTGCGCGCGCACCGCGTGGCCCGCCGCGTTCTCCTGCTCCGCCAAGAGCCCCTGCCCCATGGACCACCAGGGCACGTCCTTGAAGCCCGCCAGGTGCGCGGCCAGGTGCTCGCGGATGCGCGTGCGGTCCTCCGCGTCGGTGATGTGCTGATGGAGCACCTCGTAGCGACGCAGCCGCGCCTCCAGCGCCGCCTCGCGCCGTCCGCCCGCGCGGTGCCAGGACTCCAAGTCCCCCAGCACCGCGGCCACCTTCACCAGCGGGTGGATGTTCGGGTCCGTCAGGTCCACCACCGGCGTGCCCTCCAGCAGCGAGCGCAAGTCCAGCTTGAAGACCTCGTTGGCCTGCTCGGGCAGCCAGTGCGTGCTGTCGGCGAGCAGCTCCACGCGCAGGTACGTGACGGCGTCGCGCAGCGTGGGCCGGATGCCCTCCGGGTACGTGTTCAGCTGCAGGTACTCGGACAGCACCTTCACCGGCTCCTGGCCCAGCGCCTGCCGCTGCTTCCAGAGGTCCTCGTACGCGCGCTGCGCCTCGGTGATGAGCTGCGAGTACGTCCACGCCTTCAGGTCCACCGGCCCCGAGGACGCCACCTGCTCGCGCTGGCGGACCTCCCAGCTGTAGACGCGCGCGTACGTGACGAGCGAGTTGGCGTAGTAGAGGTTCAGCGCGGCGCGAGACAGCTGCCCCTTGGGCCAGGGCTCCTCGCGCAGGAAGCGCACCGCTGTTTCGTAGCCGTGCAGCGCCCTGCGCAGGCGCACCGTGCGCAAGAGCGCGCGGGTCCACTCGGCCTCGTCCTGTCCTTCCCGCGCCTTGACGAGCCGGGCCTCCGCGCCCT contains:
- a CDS encoding alpha-2-macroglobulin family protein, translated to MHHTLRTWASTVALSFVSLLLFAPLALGAAAAKAPPSWKDIDALESNQQYEAAAKGAEARLVKAREGQDEAEWTRALLRTVRLRRALHGYETAVRFLREEPWPKGQLSRAALNLYYANSLVTYARVYSWEVRQREQVASSGPVDLKAWTYSQLITEAQRAYEDLWKQRQALGQEPVKVLSEYLQLNTYPEGIRPTLRDAVTYLRVELLADSTHWLPEQANEVFKLDLRSLLEGTPVVDLTDPNIHPLVKVAAVLGDLESWHRAGGRREAALEARLRRYEVLHQHITDAEDRTRIREHLAAHLAGFKDVPWWSMGQGLLAEQENAAGHAVRAHALGKAGMAAFPKSLGASRCRTLVESLEAPDFRVVSMQSDGANRRSVEVTHRNVPALYFRAYPLDVEARLKKIDDYNLLPYGDALLRIIRSAKPLASWTTQLPATPDFQQHRTFVTPPLKDVGTYVIVASAREDFREKGNRIEASFLSVTPWVAITRNIRGQGVDARIVKGDTGVAAPDVSVRLVQMDYRQGLRTVARAKSNAQGEVSFDAPKGPSYQTFIVVVGEGKSALMLLNGVNFYPFSEPREVVSSLVFTDRSVYRPLQKLQWKVVAYTGQTSQSRYETMPHTSVKVRLIDPNYQEVASKEVRTNDFGSAAGEFTIPTGRLLGAWQVQVDSGGSTLVRVEEYKRPTFEVTLKDPDSPMRLNRPATFKGEARYYFGLPVASGTVRWRAYREPVLPWWWWYDTRFISQQRQLVAAGSSSVKEDGGFDITFTPEADERSASTPGLTWRYRVEADATDEGGETRSAERAFRLGFVAVEGRVETDTGFLSQGAKSEVRLVRSTLDGAPQPGEGRWRLVSLKQPAQPLLPADEPIPTPPNLKQDPAAAPSPTPGDALQPRWTQTYKPESVLARWADGAERAKGNVQHGQDGVAKVTLPALEAGAYRLHYETKDAFGQTFTVARELLVAGTKSPAELAAALVVEKSSVRVGEKARLLATSGFEGQPLVLDLYQGDKRILRKALVAGEAASVVEIPVTEAMRGGFTAVLVAVRDWQFVRFTEHVFVPWDNKELQLEFSTFRDKIRPGAKETWRVTVKGPQGAKVEAGAAELLAYMYDQSLDLFAPHTPPSVASLYPNRAESVDLGTSLTMSHAQWLVSQGYGEFSSWTPPSSDRLRFDDGYGVGGPGRRHRSARMSVGGVASPSAAAPEMARNESRVMREQDASEGAPPPPPPTPPMEQKAKAEKPNPGGQAEAPSSGLRSNFAETAFWVPHLITGNDGSASLEFTVPDSVTAWNVWVHGLTRDLKGGSAQRTTRSIKELMVRPYVPRFLREGDRAVLEVVVNNASEQQKQGTLTLDIIDPDTRKSLLSEFGVKNASQAFTVAAGRGTSLRFPLTTPTRVGQVAFRVEARSGDLSDGELRPLPVLPGRVHLAQSRFVTLKGPGSKTMRFDDLKNGGDSTRVNEQLVVTVDTQLFYSALQALPYLVDYPYECSEQTLNRFVSSGILGSLYDKYPAVAKMAKEMSQRESQFETWDAVDPNRKMALEETPWLEMAKGGREGNAGLVKVLDPKVARAERDSAMAKLRKAQTSSGGFPWWPGGPPSPYMTLYILHGLSRAMEYGVEVPADMTSRAWEYVARHYREEYSEKLMKKGVGWEFLTFLNYVASNYPNASYTGDALTEDERKAMLAFSFTHWKKHSPYLKGYLSLTLKRAGRNTDALKVWDSVMDSAKTSEELGTYWAPEDRSWLWYNDTTETHAFALRTLTELRPKDTRREGLVQWLLLDKKLNHWKSTRATAEALYALVKYLEAEGALGIREDAKVTVGPRVVRMEFAPDAYTGKKNQVVVPGPELQPETMSSVVVEKTTKGFAFASATWHFSTEMLPEEDRGDFFQVSRRYFRREREGKQVVLQPLKEGAMIAPGDEVEVQLSLRTKHAAEYVHLRDPRAAGLEPENVQSRHQWDLGIVWYEETRDSGSNFFFEWLPAGEYTFKYRLRANMAGTFRVGPATVQSMYAPEFTAYSSGAVITVGAAK